In the genome of Leptotrichia sp. HSP-536, the window GGTTTAAAATATTCAGCAACTTCCTTCAAAACCTCAAGATTTAATTCTGTATCATATTTTGAGCCTTGTAACGTTCTTACAAGCGATTCTGTAGGTGGCTGTGATGTTCCTCCACCAAATGGAGAAATAGCAGTATCTACAATGTCTACACCCGCTTCAATGGCTTTTAATGTAGTCATTCCAGCCAGCCCTGCCGTTGCGTGAGTATGTAATTCAAGAGGTACGCTCAAAATAGCCTTTAATTCAGTTACCAGCTCATAAGCCATATTTGGAAGTAAAATTCCAGACATATCCTTTATTGCTATTGAATCTGCACCCATATCCTGCATTTCAAGTGCCAGTTTTTTGTAATATTCTATTGTGTGAACAGGGCTTATTGTGTAGCAAATCGCAAGCTGGCTATGTCCACCGTATTTTTTTGTACTTTCTGAAGCTTGTCTAATATTTCTTGTATCATTCAAAGCATCAAAAATTCTTATAATATCAATACCATTTTTTATTGAAAGTTCTACAAATTTATCTACAATATCGTCAGCATAATGTCGATATCCTAATAAATTCTGTCCCCTAAGCAGCATTTGCAATTTTGTATTCTTAGCCCTTTTTCTAATTTCTCTTAATCTTTCCCAAGGATCCTCATTCAAAAATCTGATTGCCGCATCATATGTTGCACCGCCCCAGACTTCCATTGCGTGATATCCAGCTTTGTCCATAGTTTCAATTATTGGAAGCATTTCTGCTGTTGTCATTCTTGTTGCCATAAGTGATTGGTGTCCATCTCTTAATGATGTTTCTGTTATTTTTACTTTGCTCATAAGATCCTCCATATTTTAATGAATATTAAGTTTTATTCTATTTTCATTTATTCAAAATTCATTGGTCCTGCATTTACAATATGTTCTGGCATATTTGGATATTTCGTTGCAAAATTTTCCCTAAACATTTTAGCCAATTTTCTTGCAGCTGCGCTATAAGCTTCTTTGTTTGCCCAAGTGTCTATTGGATTTAGTAATTCACTCGGAACATTCGGACAATACTGCGGAATTTCCACA includes:
- a CDS encoding oxaloacetate decarboxylase subunit alpha, with the translated sequence MSKVKITETSLRDGHQSLMATRMTTAEMLPIIETMDKAGYHAMEVWGGATYDAAIRFLNEDPWERLREIRKRAKNTKLQMLLRGQNLLGYRHYADDIVDKFVELSIKNGIDIIRIFDALNDTRNIRQASESTKKYGGHSQLAICYTISPVHTIEYYKKLALEMQDMGADSIAIKDMSGILLPNMAYELVTELKAILSVPLELHTHATAGLAGMTTLKAIEAGVDIVDTAISPFGGGTSQPPTESLVRTLQGSKYDTELNLEVLKEVAEYFKPVRKKYIDNGTLNPKALLIEPNIIEYQLPGGMLSNLLSQLKVQEAEDKYEDVLREIPHVRKDLGYPPLVTPMSQMVGAQAVLNILTGRKYQMIPKEIRDYVKGMYGKPPVPIIDETRKLIIGDDEVFNGRPADLLGAEYEKMKTEIGDLAKCDEDVLTYACFPQVARDYLERKYIEKEVEIHEINGFF